The Geotrypetes seraphini chromosome 2, aGeoSer1.1, whole genome shotgun sequence genome contains the following window.
tgtctctttgtggcccccttctgtcttccctcccccccagagcaaagcatgatcgCTGTCTGCCCCCTAgtacactcctccccccaaagcagctccctttccctctccccctccacttccctgagcagTAGCAGAATTAGCAGTAGCAGAATTTTTAACAGCATGGTAATTTATACTTTGTAGCACCCGctcgacaccctcctgccattccTCTAGCTTATAGGAGACAAACCGCCACCGcccgacaccctcctgccattccTGTGCGCCAGATAACAAACCGCCACCACACGACACACTCCTGCCGTTTCTCTGCATCAGCTAACAAACTGCCACCATCGTTGAGATAGCTGCACACGACGGAAGCCGGTGCACGTGCCTGAAGATGTCAGAAGCCGGCACACCCGTCTGAAGATATTGGAAGCCAGGGCGCATGCGGCAAGCTGCTGCACGCGCCccaaatagaatacggccactGACCAGAAatcacggcagcagggatcaTGCCGTTTTAACAGCTATGcttttattagattagattattataCCCACAAGagaaaacatttttagtttcgTAGCCACATACCTAGTAGGAGGATCTCAAGATAACAGAAAATGTCTGCTGATAATGCAATCATTTTGTTTCCTGGTAGATTTAAATCAATACACCACATTCATTTTAAATGCTATGATATATTAATAGCTAATAATTGGCTTTAATCTAAATCAAAttatgtccctttggaacaagcTGTCTGATCATTTGAGATTATGTCCTGATCATTACAGTTTTAGGAAAGTGCTAAAAACTAAACTGTTTGTTGATGCTTATTTTTAGAACTACTTCTGTACAAGTTATTTCATTTCTTTTGGAACATAGTTAGTAAGGTAGGATATCCCAGGTTGTATTTTGTTATTTGTTAAGATACAGTATATAGAGCTATTGCTCCAGGATAATATAAATGATTCGTCAATTCTAAGACTTATGTATATTTGTTGTATGGAAACTGCTGAGATCccaagcggtatataaatttttaaaataaataaataaaatggcatAAAACTAGGTTAGGTttggtgccatcgacttgtgttgGAGTCCTAGCGGCTTGATaatatcaagttttcatggcagaatacagaagtagattgccgggcctttcttccaCACAGTATAACTTTGCAAGCAGACATGGCCATTGAgcttattgtggcaagggatctccctttTACCGGGCCACACATCTCCCCaaacatcgctggcaggagggatgcccaatccctcctgcctggcacccATGTACCAttgggggtggcctaagggatttGGCCAATCGAAATCTTAGGCCacacccagtgcatcccagaatgcactgcaaattaggcctaagattccggttgccagaggggccttaagcgcctgggccaatcagagccaaaGCCCCTCCCCttcaccgggaaggggcaggcccaccattcttgAGAAGGTGAGCCAGCtggctggaggcaggaaggatgcctctggCCGGCCAATGATTTAAGGtaggggaggttggggggggggctggggggtcctgtggggaggggtgggagcgttccagcaggaggaattgggcatgtacggggggttgggggggttctggcaggagatattgggcatccctcctgccggtgatgtacGGGAGGGTTCGCgggtgccaggcaggagggactgggcatccctcctgtcatgcgATGTAtgaggggggtctggcaggagggattgggcatccatcctgccaataGTCTTCGAGGCAAGGGATTCAACTTCTGCATTATATAAAATTGGTCCATTTGCAAATGAAAAAGATGAGCAACCAGACTGTATATCCCTTTGTTCTTCTTTATTGAATTGTAAAGGAGCAGCTTCCTAATGGTATAAACGCTTATAAATGATAACATTGACAACCAATTATTTGTAAATGCCCTTTTCTAAACATTGATTCCTCTTGACTCCTGATATTCTGATATTCTGTATGTACCGTAATTGCTTGTATAGGCCTTTTCTGGCATCGATTTTCCTGCTGCTGATTTTTGAGAATTTGTATACTTATAtttatgtgtttttattttgttttataaacttatgtatgtAATATCATGTAAACCGTTgaggttttaaacggtatagaaatttaaaaaataaataaataaaaaagtatttGGGAATATGATATGGGTATGAAGTTAGGTGAAATACAATGGAAAGTGATTTGGTTATCAGTTGTATCTTCACTACGCTCAGCTAGTATAAtacaatctatttttttttcttatgcatAAAGCTAACCAGTTGCTGCTGAAATTGTCTAAAATAGATGACAAACAGAAGAATGTTTGCTGGTCTTGTAAGCTGGAAGATAGAACTATATCTGTGTTATCTGCTATATCAGAACCTTTATCTTTTCAAATAGTTATCCTACGGGCACTTGGTATGGATACGCCCAGTTACTGAAAAACCTAATAATGATAACTATTAAACCAATACTATTgaactggaaagatttttcaaaaTTGGATGACAGCAACTGGTGGAATATGGTGCATTGATATgttaaatataaacaaaaatattTGCAGTTAAGTGGGGAAATTTAAGAAAATTAGGGAATCTTTACATAAATGTTTGTGCGATGTTTGTGTTATGTTATGAGAGAAGTCATTGTTGAGTAGATTTGGGTGTATCAGCTTCTGAGGGAAAAATTTAAATCGCTTTTAAAATGTTCAAGAGATGCCTAGGAGTGGGAGCTCAGCAGTTACATGTCCATGCAGCTGtgtctccaagttccggaatctgtTTGTGTTATCtgctataataattcccttaacGCGCATGCTCACTTcaattttcatggctccatgcGTCTGTAGCTCTGTGGCCAGCAGAATGTTAAAGGATGTGGTATGTGCACACATTCGAGGCTGACATCGGGGAGATAAGGAGACGGCGGTGACCGAGCTAtggagctaggggagggaagaACACAACCACTGACGCTCCCTGGTCGCATGGCCTTCTCCTCTGTCTCCACTTTCCCCTCTGGTTCAGAGCACTGTTGCAGCTCGCAGGAACTGCGCTCTCTGCCTGCCTGGCGGCAAACCAACACCCCTTACCTCTGAATTTGTTTGTTGGGCGGGTCGAGGataagcatttatttatttgcgCTGGAGGCTGGTGGCACTGCCACGGGGgcggaagggagagaaagagacagaaatatagacagcagccaaggagagagagaaagagacagaaatactgacagacacagacagtggtcaaggaaagagagagagagagagaaagaaagagacagaaagacacacagacagcggccaaggggagagagagacatacagacagacagcagccgagagagagagagaaagaaacagaaagacacacagacagcagccaaggagagaaagagacagaaagacacacagacacacagacagcagccaaggagagagagacagaaagacacacagacagcggccaaggagagagacagaaagacacatagacagcagccaaggagagagagagagagacagaaagacagaaagacacacagacagctgccaaggagtgagagagagaaagagacagacagacagcagccaaggagagagagagagacagaaagacagacagcggccaaggaaagaaagagacagaaagacagacagccagcagccaaggagagagagagagagacagacagaaagacagacagacagcagccaaggagagagagagacagacagaaagaaaatcagacagcggccaaggagagagagagacagaaagaaagtcagacagacacatctattctagaacccgttaatgtaacgggcttaaagactagtgttaaaTAGTATGGTATTATTGCAGCATCCCAGGACTAATTCATTACATTggtattgttttgttttgcattGTTCTCCACTTTGGATGTTCAGGGAGATTTTGCCGATGACTGAACAGGTGGTTTGCCTCTTGAAAAGATTCACTGAAATCTTTGTGGATATATTTGGAGGCTGATGGTGCAGGAGAGATTTAAATTGCAAATATCTTGAGCTGATGTGCTACAGTGGTTGGTTGTACTAGCTCTTGTGCTGTAGATAAGGGATGAATAGTTTGAAACTGTGGTGTTCACCTTATGTCTGTGGACAGAATCTGGGAGCATGCTCTGTTTTGATCCTGAAGAATTGAATTTGGCTGTGAACAAAGCCCCCCAAAATGCTTGCCTGTTTACTTTGCAAAAAAACCAACCGGATAGCATCCAGGACTCCTTTGCAGCGAGGTGTGTGAATTAAAACCATTGAATGTTGAATGATGGCCTCAGACTGACGGGCCAAGGTCAATACCGAAAAGTATTTGGGGggggcaattctacaaaagaACACCTAGAATTACCCACCACTTGTATCTGATTAAAAGAGTCAAGaccttcagtcaatctttggtctttaaactctctcaactttggaatgatctcccctttttgaaaaggagttccagttcatttcaatttttccataaatctttatcatttgtaaatcattccctgtttaattgctgtaaaacgagttgagccttctcagaatgatgactcggtatacaaagttaagctttagtttagtttatagcttttaaaacattttttttatcctTTTTATAATGAGatcattttttctttctcaaaCCTGTTCCTACCTGTATTATCCTTATATGTTTTTCTATCTTATAATAATTGCATTTCTTCCTGATTTTCCCTTCATGTTCCTATTTGTATTCCCATATTTgtaatttatgtattatgtacttagggcctgttttacaaagccgcgctagcggctgctacgcggtaacagccccgaagcccgtagagatttaaagggcttcagggctgttgccgcacggctttgtaaaataggcccttACTGTGTTAACCTATTTTTTATATACTTGTGCTTCGCCTAGAAATTTATTGATAGgcaattatatcaaattttaataacacTTGAAACTTGTGTCATTGATGTCACTAGTCACTGAAGGCAGCTCTCTGGGTGTGTagcatgataggattaattttgcTAGATTTAAGAAACTATTGCTTAAACTCTACTCTGAAAGAATCTGCCCCCCACCATCTGCCTTCAGAGCATTGAATACCTGAAACAAAAGAAGTTAAGTGCCCAATCGGTGGCTAACAAAAGAGGTTGGGTTGGTGCAGAAGAGTTAACTGAAAACGAaaactgtggagatggtgatgttcaagatgcaggctttatttaaaaatatacaaattcataATCCACCCAAAATAtatctaggtcaggggtctcaaagtccctccttgaaggccgcaatccagtcgggttttcaggatttccccaatgaatatgcatgagatctatgtgcatgcactgctttcaatgcatattctttggggaaaatcctgaaaacccgactggattgtggccctcaaggagggactttgagatccctgatctagagttAACTACCTCTGTTCCTCAAGAACAGTATTTGCCCCCAATATATTGTGAATGCACCTCTATTTCCCttactggattccggccctcgaggaccggagttgcccacccctggtctagggcagtggtcctcaaccctgtcctggaagccaATCGtggtttcaggctagccctaatgaatatgcatggtgcagatttgcatgcctgttacttccattatatgcaaatctctctcatgcatattcattagggctagcctgaaaacccaattcgcctggtggtcctccaggacagggttggggaccactggtctagggcgtAACAATAGAAAATGAATGGGCCTCGGCGCATTTGCCGTAGCAGactcgctaccgcagctttgtaaaaagggccctatgTCAACATTGCATGCATACATTTatgagctcattttcaaagcacttagaccaggggtgggcaactccggtcctcgagggccggaatccagtcgggttttcaggatttccccaatgaatatgcattgaaagcagtgcatgcaaataaatctcatgaatattcattggggaaatcctgaaaacccgacttggttccggccctcgaggactggagttgcccactcctgacTTATACACATAAAATAATATAGGTTTCTAAGGTAGTCCATGTGTCCAagtctttgaaaatgagccccgtaTTCTATTATACCCAgaactgttttatttatttattcaattttctataccgttctcccaggggagctcagaatggtttacatgaattttattcaggtacttgagcatttttccctctctgtcctggcaggctcacaatctatctaatgttatTTAAGAAATGAGATGCAAACACTAATCTGCAATCTTGTCGAATTTTGTACCCCTAGGTTGACGCAGGGGGGTTCTTAAAATGAATTGGACAGAAGCAGCGAGCACCTCTGATATGGCATACAACGACAATTATGACAGTTTCCCAACCCCTTGCAGTAAAGAAGGCATCAAGAACTTCGGGAAACAGTTCCTGCCAAGCCTTTATTTGCTTGTGTTCATGTTTGGCCTGCTGGGGAATTCTTTAGTGATCTGGGTCTTGGTCCAAAAGGAAAGACTGAAAAATATGACAGATGTTTACCTGTTAAATCTCGCAATATCAGATTTGATGTTTGGCTTTTTCCTTCCCTTCTGGGCTTATGACGCAGCTGACCAGTGGGTTTTCGGTAAGGGGTTGTGCAAAATCATTTCTGGGGCCTCTCTGGTTGGCTTTTATAGTGGCATATTGTTCATAATGCTCATGAGCATAGACAGATACCTAGCAATTGTTCATGTCGTATTTGCTATGAAAGCAAGGACTGTTACATATGGCACTATCACAAGCATTGTTGTCTGGGCACTGGCCGTTTTGGCGTCAACCCCAGAGATGGTATTTAACGAATTGCAAATTGATCAAAACCACATAACTTGCCAGCCAAATTATTCCAGCTATTCCAAAACCTGGAAACTCATCCACAGTTTGGAAATCAGCATTTTGGGGCTACTGATCCCATTTGCGGTGATGGTTTTCTCTTATTCAATGATCATCAAGGTTTTGCTTAGATGCAAGAATGAAAAGAGGAAAAAGGCAATCAGGTTGATCTTTACTGTGATAGTTGTGTTTTTTATTTCCTGGGCACCGTACAATATCGTGTTGTTCCTACAGCTACTTTACGAACTGGATATTTTCAATAGCTGCACTATCAGCAAAGAATTGGACTATTCGATGCAGTTGACAGAAGCCATAGCATTGATTCATTGCTGCCTCAATCCAATTATCTATGTCTTACTGGGTGAAAAGTTTAGGAAGCACCTAAGAGTCCTGTTTTACAAATGTGGCTTGTGTGCAATCTTCTGCAATCATTGTGGATTTCTGCATCAGTCTGTGTCGGATTCCATCAGCTCCTCTCCCTCAGTCAACCAGAGAGCCTCGTGAACACTCTGAGCCCCTGTGACATACAATCACAGTTCTGACATAAGGGCAGCTCTTCACAGCATCATTCACCTGGGTTTTCCGTCTTGTGCTAAGCTTATGTGCCTGTCCCTCTGTGGAAGGGTCATTCTCTGCCTTAATAAAAACACTGTCAgtggcttcccttccctcccttccttctggaaGGATAGTTGTCGATGTTGTTTGTATGGACAAATGCAGtgcattttttttctagcatAAAAGATGCTGGTACTCAAATACAAGGCCATTCTTCAGGAGTGGAGTGATCACTAAGGGACCCACTCACATTAGCTGGGCCCCCTGCAAACAGCCACAAAATCCATGAAAAGGCAGTCCCAAGTGTGCAGAACCTGAGCTCGTTTATTAATACTTGGGGAACACGGGTCATTTTATCAAGCAATTGAAAAGGTGCCAATACTTAGCACCCCTGAGCACCCCCTCTCTCAAGAAAAGCCCTGGACAAATAAGGCAAGAGACCTTGAGACAACTCAAAAAGCTAGACTAAAATGTGTTACTCTGTGGCTAGACAAGGAAGATCCCATAGAACATTCTCTTCTGTTGCTTGTTTTTGTCAGCAAATAGATGCTAACAGACGGACTTGAGACACTTCCTGCATTTATAACTCACTAtggaccagggctgcccaagtctggtcctcgagatctactggcaggccaggttttcaggatatccacaatgaatatgcatgagagagagatttgcataccaagaagtcagtgcaggcaaatctctctcatgcatattcattgtggatatcctgaaaacctggcctgccagtagatctcaaggaccggacttgggcagccctgccatgGACATTTTGCAAATCTTTCTTTCATGTTTATAACTGTAAAAGCTCTGTTTCCAAGGCTGATTTTTCTATCTTTCAGCCAGGCTACATGACAATTAACATGTTGggggtaattttctaaacattttCATTTTCTAAATCCTTTTTCACCCACAGAAGAAATCTTGTATATAATTAGCCCAGGAGttaaggacaattctataatctTGTGTGCATAAATGTCTAGAATGTGCGTTATTAAATGTGTTATGTGTGCACTTACCTGTGAAAGTGCCATAAGGGTGCTTGACTTCTCTTCTGCAAATTCCGGCCTAACCTTTATAGTCCATATTAGTTAGGGGTTGTACACATGAGTGGAGGAGGAGCAAGACATGGGTAAAGCTCCAGTAACATGCGTATGGTTTGTGCAACCGTGGGCATCTAAATGTTACGTGCATCAACACCAGGTTACACTAGGATTCTACCGCATGTCCTCCGGGTGGCTAAGTGGAAGCACCTAGGTGGAGAATTATCCTCAAAGTAGATGTGAAGAATGTTCGCACCTAGTTTTACATGTCATGAGAATAAACATGTTCAAGGGAGGAGTATGAGGGTAAAACATGAACAGAGTTCTGAAGTACACACATTATAAAATATGGACATACATTTACATCTGTACAGGAAGTGATGTAAACATATGTGATTGCATTTACCCACTATTATTGCAGTTTGTGGGCTGTTATATAGAGATACATAAACACATGAGTGTCTTTATCAAATAGCCCCCAAAACACCTACTTAGACCTCCTACCTAGATGTCTTTTCATATCTTTCAGGATAACATGCAGTCTTTTTCTCTAATTCATGCATGTAAAAGGCCTCTTATAAAAATAAGTCAAACCTAAAGTATGTGGTCTGCAAATAAGTACATATATGTAGAGTAGGTATGCTCAGGGTAGGAGTTTAAATGGAACAGGGGCAGCAGGCTATTTTGTAAAGACACAAGTTGTTTAGGAAAATACCTATTTTATAAGGGGCACCTAGATTTAGGTGCTAGGAAAGTGTCTTATTTGAAGCCTGTTCTATAAAGAAAGGTAGGTACCTACTTTTCATTATAGAGTTTTAGCACAACTAGCAGAAAATGTGCCTACAGTCAAACATGATCAACCAGAGACAGTAGTATGGTTGGGTAGGAGGCGTCTGGGACAGTGGCACCCCCTACCCCgtgccttcctctctgccccttccacacACACCCACCCTCcactctttccctgccccattcacagtttctccagcctgctgctcacgctggcattggcgatgtcacttcctggccccgtgacatggaagtgatgtcagaggggccaggccagcatgagcagcaggctggagaagttgctcgtgctggcgaagatttaaagaggtatcgGGAGGCGAGGGAGGGAGCAACCATggtggggagggcagagaggtccCAGCGCCCCCATTATGATGGTGCCACTGCCATAGAGCTGGTAGTACCTGCTTGTACCTACATTGCACAGAACCGTGCATAAATTATAAGATTTTATAATCCATCCCCCAATATTCAGTACTATTTAACCAGTCAACACTAGCTACTGATCGCTTAAATAGCATTTAAACAGCTAACCACAAATATGTAGTAGGAGACAGCCAAATATTTGTGGTTAGTGTATAGTGGCTAACCAGCTATATCGTAGGATATAGCCAGTTAATACTGATATTCAGCGTTGGGTTTAAtggttaaaaaaggctgcttaaATAGCAGGCTTATCTTTAACCACTAGgaacttaaccagttagtgctgaatatcagtttAATTGGTTAAGTTCCAGCAACCAGAAATGAAACCATAAATGCAAAGCCAATCACCGTATATGGTgcgacattgaatttccaggttcagagtagagaatgacacggggacaggtttgtctccgtccccacaggaactcaatttccccatcctgtccccttgagttttgtcgctgtccctaccctattcctgtaagctctggctTAACCgcccaagcctcgaacacttatgattttaaagtgtttgaggattgtgcagataaggacagagcttgcaggaatggggcagggacaagaaaagaactcgccgggacaggaaaacgagttcccgcagggacagggaataATTTgtgcccgtgtcattctctaattcagagttAACAGCGGCTGCCCACCACTGACTGAATATGAACCCCTAAATGTGTAAGAAAGGCTGCACCCAAACTCTGCCTATGTGAACGCCCACCCACAAAGTATGTACACTTGTAGAATATCACTAAGGGgtatagttatcaatgtgggttacCAATAACATGTTACAttaccactaactcatgctaGTTTGCTACAGGTCATTTTATGCAAGgaaacctagttactaataacctggGTTGACAGTAAAATAACGTCTTAACAGTATTCCATGTTGATAACTACATGCCCTTAGATAAAACTGCTCATTTACATGTATGTGTTCACATACGAgtgggtgttgaaaagttctcaacccaaccaagaagaaaatgacatggatgtggttcaatcaatgatctgaaacaatgtcaaaaacatagaatttcatttctgcaaattggcacttaacaaaataagataacattcttttcagctacagtggcaaaataacattgtttttttgagggcatacaaggggccactgaaaagttctcagcccaactaacaaagttggggctgtctccatcaagggctatacacttaggaccagattctcaaTGCAGCAGTAgccttaattggtttaattgggtttaagtggcaCGATAATTGGTTGCGCCAACCcaattaaaaatttgttaaaatGAAAGTCCCGACTACACGACCCACCTGACCGGCGCCTTGGTCCATGGTTCCTACCAGTATCAAAGGCCAGAAATAAGCATGGTTAAGGGTGGTGCCGGCCTTCAGAATCACTAAGCAACACTTGCTGTGAAGGAccctaggcaccggaaatgtaggcctatgaaactctggcctatatttccggc
Protein-coding sequences here:
- the LOC117354895 gene encoding C-C chemokine receptor type 4-like, with translation MNWTEAASTSDMAYNDNYDSFPTPCSKEGIKNFGKQFLPSLYLLVFMFGLLGNSLVIWVLVQKERLKNMTDVYLLNLAISDLMFGFFLPFWAYDAADQWVFGKGLCKIISGASLVGFYSGILFIMLMSIDRYLAIVHVVFAMKARTVTYGTITSIVVWALAVLASTPEMVFNELQIDQNHITCQPNYSSYSKTWKLIHSLEISILGLLIPFAVMVFSYSMIIKVLLRCKNEKRKKAIRLIFTVIVVFFISWAPYNIVLFLQLLYELDIFNSCTISKELDYSMQLTEAIALIHCCLNPIIYVLLGEKFRKHLRVLFYKCGLCAIFCNHCGFLHQSVSDSISSSPSVNQRAS